In Picosynechococcus sp. PCC 7002, the following are encoded in one genomic region:
- the ychF gene encoding redox-regulated ATPase YchF, whose translation MLRAGIVGLPNVGKSTLFNALCENAKADAANFPFCTIEPNVGVVAVPDGRLDVLADISKSAKIVPTRIEFVDIAGLVKGASQGEGLGNQFLANIREVDAIVHVVRCFDDDDIIHVSGSVDPIRDIEVISLELILADLAQVEKRLDRARKQAKSRAKEALLEVAVLEKILPVLEDARPAREVELDEEEELAIKALGLLTRKPVIYATNVSEEDLADGNAWVEQVRELAQQENAQVVVVSAQVEAELVELDAAEKKDFLESLGVEEGGLQSLIRATYELLGLRTYFTTGPEETRAWTIHVGMKAPQAAGVIHTDFERGFIRAETVAYQDLVDCGAMPAAKEKGLVRAEGKEYLVQEGDVMLFRFNV comes from the coding sequence ATGCTACGAGCCGGAATCGTCGGACTACCCAACGTTGGAAAATCCACCCTTTTCAATGCCCTCTGTGAGAATGCCAAAGCAGACGCGGCTAACTTTCCTTTTTGTACCATCGAACCCAATGTGGGGGTGGTGGCGGTTCCCGATGGGCGTCTTGATGTCCTCGCCGACATTTCCAAATCCGCCAAAATTGTCCCCACCCGCATCGAATTTGTCGATATCGCTGGCTTGGTAAAAGGGGCGAGCCAAGGGGAAGGTTTGGGCAATCAGTTCCTCGCTAATATCCGTGAAGTGGATGCGATCGTCCATGTAGTGCGTTGTTTCGACGACGATGACATTATCCATGTGTCCGGTTCCGTTGATCCGATCCGCGACATTGAAGTGATTAGCCTAGAGTTGATCCTCGCTGATTTGGCCCAGGTGGAAAAACGTCTTGATCGCGCCCGCAAACAAGCCAAGAGTCGCGCTAAGGAAGCTCTGTTGGAAGTGGCCGTTTTAGAAAAGATTTTGCCCGTCCTCGAAGATGCTCGTCCAGCCCGGGAAGTGGAATTGGATGAAGAGGAAGAACTGGCGATTAAAGCCCTTGGTTTGCTGACCCGTAAGCCTGTAATCTATGCGACCAACGTTTCCGAGGAAGATCTTGCCGACGGTAATGCTTGGGTAGAACAGGTCAGGGAGTTAGCCCAGCAGGAAAATGCCCAGGTGGTCGTGGTTTCGGCCCAAGTAGAAGCAGAATTAGTGGAATTAGACGCCGCTGAAAAGAAAGATTTCTTGGAATCTCTCGGCGTAGAAGAAGGGGGGTTGCAATCTCTGATTCGTGCCACCTATGAACTGTTAGGTTTACGAACCTATTTCACCACTGGCCCTGAAGAAACCCGCGCTTGGACAATCCATGTGGGCATGAAAGCACCCCAGGCCGCCGGGGTAATTCACACAGACTTTGAACGGGGCTTTATCCGGGCAGAAACGGTCGCCTATCAAGATTTGGTGGATTGTGGGGCAATGCCTGCGGCTAAGGAAAAGGGCCTAGTGCGTGCGGAAGGAAAAGAATACTTAGTCCAGGAAGGGGATGTGATGTTGTTCCGGTTTAATGTCTAG
- a CDS encoding ATP-binding cassette domain-containing protein translates to MMTATSNHSTFSNGLRYGETTIQVAGLRKDYGAVRAVRGIDFSMKAGEIFGLIGPDGAGKTSTFQILAGVMGATAGTVAMLGKTPQESRLDVGYLTQQFSLYLDLSILENLRYVAGLRNVPERIFGDRHRHLLKLMNLDQFPERLARQLSGGMKQKLALCCALIAQPKILLLDEPTTGVDPVSRREFWDLLAGIAAQGVTIVTATPYLDEAERCHRLALIYDGEIQQLGTLGELQRNLGLQRLELRATPLTAAEKLLRKNAPETVIDVQSFGDRLDILTPDIHQAQRDITQTLAQEKITLHSLEANEPTLENVFVNHLRQAGADPVYKAFPYYRQRKNLTPEAPKLAISAQNLQKTFGEFQAVKNVTFDVRYGEIYGLLGANGAGKTTTIKMICGLLPATAGIIQLAGETEKLHRAEVRSRLGYMSQKFTLYDDLSIQQNLEFYCGVYGIPRKLRREKIAWVLETCGLLGREKTTTGSLPGGWKQRVAFGASVMHEPDILFLDEPTSGVDPVARRQFWRLIRDFAGQGTAILVTTHYLEEAENCNRMAFMVAGEIVAQGSPTEIKAAQPGQLLELCTDQIQRSSDLLKEKLAHWRVSIFGDRLHLVLDNPAQDLNFVQQTLQQEGIEIYSQRTIPFTLEDSFIGTVQRAEDSH, encoded by the coding sequence ATGATGACAGCGACGAGCAATCATTCAACTTTTAGCAACGGGTTACGCTACGGGGAAACGACGATTCAGGTGGCGGGACTGCGGAAAGACTATGGCGCGGTGCGGGCGGTGCGGGGCATTGATTTTTCGATGAAAGCGGGGGAAATTTTTGGGCTGATTGGGCCGGATGGGGCGGGAAAAACGAGCACGTTCCAGATTTTGGCGGGGGTGATGGGGGCCACGGCGGGAACGGTAGCCATGCTCGGTAAAACGCCGCAGGAGTCCCGCTTGGATGTGGGCTATTTAACGCAACAGTTTTCGCTGTATTTGGATCTGAGCATTCTGGAAAATTTGCGCTATGTGGCAGGCTTACGGAATGTGCCAGAGCGGATATTTGGCGATCGCCATCGGCATTTACTGAAATTGATGAACCTCGATCAGTTTCCAGAGCGGTTGGCGCGGCAGTTGTCGGGGGGGATGAAACAGAAGCTGGCGTTATGTTGTGCGTTGATTGCCCAGCCGAAAATTTTGTTGCTCGATGAGCCGACGACGGGGGTTGATCCGGTGTCGCGGCGGGAGTTTTGGGATTTGCTGGCGGGGATTGCGGCCCAGGGGGTGACGATTGTCACGGCAACGCCCTATCTGGATGAGGCGGAACGCTGTCATCGCCTCGCCCTGATCTATGACGGGGAAATTCAGCAGCTTGGCACACTGGGGGAATTGCAACGGAATTTAGGCTTGCAGCGCTTGGAATTGCGGGCGACTCCCCTAACCGCAGCGGAAAAATTGTTACGAAAAAATGCGCCGGAAACGGTGATCGATGTGCAATCCTTTGGCGATCGCCTCGACATTTTGACCCCCGATATTCATCAAGCCCAGCGGGACATCACCCAAACCCTAGCCCAAGAAAAGATCACTTTACACAGTTTAGAGGCGAATGAACCGACCCTCGAAAATGTCTTTGTGAATCATCTACGGCAGGCCGGCGCAGATCCGGTCTATAAAGCGTTTCCCTATTATCGACAACGAAAAAATTTAACCCCAGAAGCGCCTAAACTTGCCATTTCTGCCCAAAACCTCCAAAAAACCTTTGGGGAATTTCAGGCGGTGAAAAATGTCACCTTTGATGTCCGCTACGGCGAAATTTATGGACTCCTCGGCGCAAACGGGGCAGGCAAAACCACCACGATTAAAATGATCTGCGGTCTGTTACCCGCGACGGCAGGGATAATCCAGTTGGCAGGGGAAACGGAAAAACTCCACCGTGCAGAAGTGCGATCGCGTCTTGGGTACATGAGCCAAAAATTTACCCTGTACGATGACCTGAGCATTCAGCAAAATTTGGAATTTTATTGCGGCGTTTACGGCATTCCCCGAAAATTGCGGCGGGAAAAAATCGCCTGGGTTTTAGAAACCTGTGGCTTGCTCGGTCGGGAAAAAACCACAACGGGCAGCTTACCGGGGGGCTGGAAACAGCGGGTCGCCTTTGGGGCATCGGTGATGCACGAGCCAGACATTTTATTTCTCGATGAACCAACTTCGGGGGTGGATCCGGTGGCGCGGCGGCAGTTTTGGCGCTTGATCCGGGATTTTGCTGGGCAGGGAACGGCGATCCTCGTCACGACCCACTATCTAGAAGAAGCAGAGAATTGTAATCGTATGGCGTTTATGGTGGCGGGGGAGATCGTGGCGCAGGGTTCCCCCACGGAAATTAAGGCGGCACAACCAGGGCAATTGCTCGAACTTTGCACCGACCAAATTCAGCGCAGTTCGGATCTCCTCAAGGAAAAATTAGCCCATTGGCGGGTCTCGATTTTTGGCGATCGCCTCCACCTCGTTTTAGATAATCCTGCCCAAGACTTAAATTTTGTCCAGCAAACCTTACAGCAAGAAGGGATTGAAATTTACAGCCAGCGCACCATTCCCTTTACCCTCGAAGATTCCTTTATTGGCACAGTGCAACGGGCGGAGGATTCACACTAA
- a CDS encoding HlyD family secretion protein has translation MTAATTTQNKGIPKFFKIALPIVLVGGLGVGLVNYFLRPEPTQGIELSGRIEGYETNISAKVGGKVEAIAVREGDTVQKGQVIVTLDSAELQASLDGAQARINAAQQQVNQAQLQITVIENQITEAQLTQRQAQDDTAGRVNAAQANVAAAKAQLAQAQAQVKQLEAELALAKADGDRFQELYASGVVSKQRLEQAQTQYLSTKENLDARRAVVAAAAEQVKTAEGNLTQTQASQFNPDIRAVQVQRLQTQLVQAQAQLSAAQAQVQNAQANYNEIAAKLQDLELVSPIDGVVLTRTAEPGEVVATGKTLLTLVNLGDVYLRGFIPEKEVGAIQIGQAAAVFLDSAPEEPLRATVAAIDTEASFTPENIYFRDDRVTQVFGLKLQIENEAGFAKPGMPADATILTDETQNVQR, from the coding sequence ATGACTGCCGCCACAACGACCCAAAACAAAGGCATTCCAAAATTTTTTAAAATTGCGCTGCCCATTGTGCTGGTGGGGGGATTGGGCGTTGGTCTTGTAAATTATTTCCTCCGTCCGGAACCCACCCAAGGCATCGAACTCAGTGGCAGAATCGAAGGCTATGAAACGAATATTAGCGCCAAGGTGGGCGGGAAAGTAGAGGCGATCGCCGTGCGGGAAGGAGATACGGTACAAAAGGGGCAAGTTATCGTCACCCTCGACAGTGCGGAATTGCAAGCATCCCTTGATGGCGCCCAGGCACGGATTAACGCTGCCCAGCAACAGGTGAACCAAGCCCAACTGCAAATTACCGTCATCGAAAACCAGATCACCGAAGCCCAACTCACCCAACGGCAAGCCCAGGACGACACCGCCGGACGGGTCAATGCTGCCCAAGCCAATGTTGCCGCCGCGAAAGCCCAACTCGCCCAAGCCCAAGCTCAGGTGAAACAACTTGAAGCTGAACTCGCCCTTGCCAAAGCCGATGGCGATCGCTTTCAAGAATTGTACGCATCCGGTGTGGTGTCTAAACAGCGTTTAGAACAGGCCCAAACCCAATATTTATCGACGAAGGAAAACCTCGATGCCCGCCGTGCCGTGGTGGCTGCCGCCGCTGAACAGGTTAAAACCGCCGAGGGAAATCTCACCCAAACCCAAGCCAGCCAATTTAACCCCGATATCCGTGCGGTGCAAGTGCAACGGCTCCAAACCCAACTTGTCCAAGCTCAAGCTCAACTTAGTGCCGCCCAAGCCCAAGTGCAAAATGCCCAAGCCAATTACAACGAAATTGCCGCGAAACTCCAGGATTTAGAATTGGTCAGTCCCATCGATGGGGTGGTGTTAACGCGCACCGCCGAACCGGGGGAAGTGGTGGCAACGGGAAAAACCCTGTTAACCCTAGTGAATTTGGGGGATGTGTATCTACGGGGCTTTATTCCTGAAAAAGAGGTGGGGGCGATTCAAATTGGGCAGGCGGCAGCGGTGTTTTTGGACTCTGCGCCGGAGGAACCTTTACGGGCAACGGTGGCGGCAATTGATACGGAGGCTTCCTTTACGCCGGAGAATATTTATTTTCGGGATGATCGGGTGACCCAGGTGTTCGGTTTGAAATTGCAGATTGAAAATGAAGCGGGTTTTGCGAAACCGGGAATGCCTGCAGATGCGACGATTTTGACGGATGAGACCCAAAATGTGCAGCGATAG
- a CDS encoding ABC transporter permease produces the protein MKINLLQRFFDGRFWALVLKEIRQILKNRQSIFLLIFPPTIQLLVFGLALSPNVDHLSLGLVDYANSGQSREFVSALVENDIFQIAATPKNEAQLQQQVRNGQLIAGLIIPPDFDRDLNRGNSTFVQVFIDGVDANTAGITRGYLQQIINAYNRQQNPQFSTLPIETQSRFLYNPGLISSWFFVPGVIGVVLTLTGSLISSVTVIREKDVGTLEQLLMTPASGWEILLAKIVPLFVLLMGDVLIAAAMGKFIFNLPFRGNFLIFYGLSGLYVFVSIGLGILLATLSRTQQQVVLTSFFFNAPIIQLSGAIAPIESMPTFFQILSWFDPLRHYVAIARSLILKGVAIDSLWPNIFALCGFAIILLSVSVSRFRAQLN, from the coding sequence ATGAAAATCAATTTATTACAACGTTTTTTTGATGGTCGCTTCTGGGCTTTAGTCCTAAAAGAAATCCGGCAAATCCTTAAAAATCGTCAATCTATTTTTCTCCTTATTTTTCCGCCGACAATTCAATTATTAGTTTTTGGTTTAGCCCTCAGTCCCAATGTTGACCATCTCAGTTTAGGTTTGGTTGATTATGCTAACTCTGGCCAAAGTCGTGAATTTGTTTCGGCACTGGTTGAAAATGATATTTTTCAAATTGCTGCGACCCCAAAAAATGAAGCCCAATTGCAACAACAGGTGCGCAACGGCCAATTAATTGCCGGGTTGATTATTCCTCCAGACTTTGATCGGGACTTAAATCGGGGAAATTCTACCTTCGTGCAAGTTTTTATTGATGGAGTAGATGCCAATACCGCCGGGATTACCCGTGGCTACCTCCAGCAAATTATTAATGCTTATAATCGCCAACAAAATCCTCAATTTTCTACCTTGCCCATCGAAACCCAAAGTCGTTTTTTATATAATCCGGGTTTGATCAGTAGTTGGTTTTTCGTACCGGGGGTAATTGGGGTAGTGTTAACGTTAACGGGATCTTTGATTTCTTCGGTCACAGTGATCCGGGAAAAAGACGTGGGAACATTAGAGCAATTATTAATGACGCCTGCTTCGGGCTGGGAAATTTTGTTAGCAAAAATTGTGCCGCTATTTGTCTTATTAATGGGGGATGTTTTAATTGCGGCGGCGATGGGAAAATTTATTTTTAATTTACCTTTTCGGGGGAATTTTTTGATTTTTTATGGTCTTTCTGGATTGTATGTTTTTGTCAGTATTGGTTTAGGCATTTTACTCGCCACGTTATCCCGTACCCAACAACAGGTCGTCTTAACGTCGTTCTTTTTTAATGCGCCGATTATTCAGCTTTCTGGGGCGATCGCCCCGATTGAGAGTATGCCGACATTTTTCCAGATTCTCTCGTGGTTTGACCCGCTGCGCCATTATGTGGCGATCGCCCGGAGCTTAATTCTCAAAGGGGTGGCGATTGACTCCCTGTGGCCGAATATTTTCGCCCTGTGCGGTTTTGCGATTATTTTGTTGTCGGTGAGTGTCAGTCGCTTTCGGGCGCAGTTGAATTGA
- a CDS encoding WD40 repeat domain-containing serine/threonine-protein kinase encodes MASCHNGKVSVRSPLMILCLNPTCSQPRNPDQGKFCMACGQPLVLDDRYIVRQVLHQGTKGRTLLGIDRGTFPESYCILKQIFLTQSVQAQQFVETFQENAARLKTLGDRPEFPTVLGLFLPEHWHQITIPPTLVFEKIAGESLRQRLDLMGPFSETKLREFLQDILPLVQLIHDHGLIHRDLNPDNLLFTPAQHWAIVDFTAAKVTSKMASAEPGTLIGSGIYTAPEQLRGQSYPGSDLYSLGVICLELLTSIHPFDLYSVRENRWVWRDYLTTPISNNLGHLLDQMLAEAVGDRPQSAQAILDQLFPTARPVTPKPIPRVAPEPPQIISLIEPSPVPQWYCFRTFTGHHAYITALQFAPDGQFLASAAADQTIRLWDLDRRRESRCLRGHRGIISGLAFWGDRLISGSWDYTIRLWNWQQGEQTACLQKRSTWIQGLACWEKTGQLATLGADQEIVVWDLTTQKILYTFTASGAQLIRASQGNNQLWLAQGNHLTCYEQGQSVQTLPEHQGDILDFQVSADGQFLISIATDQTLKIWPLASDYTPKILRPVIPFTQLAIAPSQRFFAGGDRQGNLSLWQLGQEQPFVTLAAHSSEIKAIAIAPDSQIIATAAADKTIKLWRFGIQ; translated from the coding sequence ATGGCTTCCTGCCACAATGGAAAGGTTTCTGTGCGATCGCCACTGATGATTCTTTGCCTGAATCCCACTTGTTCCCAACCCCGCAACCCTGATCAGGGGAAATTTTGCATGGCCTGTGGTCAACCCCTGGTGTTAGACGATCGCTATATAGTCCGGCAAGTTTTGCACCAAGGAACTAAGGGACGCACTCTCTTGGGCATTGACCGGGGCACTTTTCCTGAGAGTTATTGCATTCTGAAGCAGATTTTTCTGACCCAGAGCGTGCAGGCCCAGCAGTTTGTGGAAACGTTCCAGGAGAATGCGGCGCGGTTAAAAACGTTAGGCGATCGCCCGGAATTTCCGACAGTTTTAGGGCTATTTTTACCGGAACATTGGCATCAAATCACGATTCCACCGACCCTTGTGTTTGAAAAAATTGCTGGGGAAAGTTTACGGCAGCGGCTCGATCTTATGGGGCCATTCTCCGAGACAAAATTACGGGAGTTTCTCCAAGACATTCTCCCCTTGGTACAACTCATTCATGATCATGGGCTAATTCATCGAGATCTAAACCCCGATAATCTCCTGTTTACTCCAGCACAGCATTGGGCGATCGTCGATTTTACGGCGGCGAAGGTGACCTCAAAAATGGCCAGCGCGGAACCCGGCACCCTAATCGGTTCGGGGATTTACACTGCCCCAGAGCAACTGCGGGGTCAAAGTTATCCTGGCAGCGATCTTTACAGCCTGGGGGTGATTTGCCTGGAACTGCTCACCTCAATTCATCCCTTTGATCTCTACAGTGTGCGGGAAAATCGCTGGGTCTGGCGGGATTATCTCACCACACCGATTAGCAATAATCTGGGCCACTTACTGGATCAAATGTTGGCTGAAGCCGTTGGCGATCGCCCCCAGTCTGCCCAGGCGATCCTCGATCAACTTTTCCCAACCGCCAGACCAGTTACCCCAAAACCGATACCGCGAGTTGCCCCCGAACCGCCTCAAATTATTTCCCTAATTGAACCCAGCCCCGTGCCCCAATGGTATTGTTTTCGCACCTTTACGGGTCACCATGCCTATATCACCGCTTTGCAGTTTGCTCCAGATGGTCAGTTCCTTGCCAGTGCTGCTGCGGATCAAACGATTCGCCTCTGGGATTTAGATCGCCGCCGGGAGTCTCGTTGTTTGCGGGGGCACCGGGGAATTATTTCTGGGTTGGCCTTTTGGGGCGATCGCCTCATTTCTGGCAGTTGGGACTACACCATTCGTCTCTGGAATTGGCAACAGGGAGAACAGACCGCTTGTCTCCAGAAAAGATCGACTTGGATTCAGGGGCTTGCTTGCTGGGAAAAAACAGGTCAATTAGCCACTTTGGGGGCCGATCAGGAAATCGTTGTCTGGGATTTAACGACACAAAAAATTCTCTACACTTTTACCGCATCAGGTGCTCAACTGATCCGAGCATCCCAAGGAAATAATCAGCTCTGGCTCGCCCAGGGAAATCATTTAACTTGCTATGAACAAGGCCAGTCTGTTCAAACTCTCCCGGAACATCAGGGAGACATTCTTGATTTTCAAGTCAGTGCCGATGGTCAATTTTTAATCAGCATCGCCACGGATCAGACCCTCAAAATTTGGCCCCTCGCTTCTGATTACACACCCAAAATTCTTCGGCCAGTCATTCCCTTTACCCAATTGGCGATCGCCCCTAGTCAACGTTTTTTTGCTGGCGGCGATCGCCAAGGAAACCTTTCCCTCTGGCAACTCGGTCAGGAACAACCCTTTGTCACATTAGCTGCCCACAGTAGCGAAATAAAGGCGATCGCCATTGCCCCAGACAGTCAGATTATTGCCACCGCTGCCGCCGATAAAACCATTAAACTCTGGCGATTCGGGATACAATGA
- a CDS encoding DUF6816 family protein, whose translation MVKVWGKVLVLGLLIWFLGWSPVWAESLGDRLDHYPQWQDLPSLNPVQTGEDLIYPDWFAGTWQVASTLIDQVAPLAPDLVTPGFAANETLIGQPFLFRVRFQPQTNFLVKPLSLPRQTAAAIVADRAFNGAEIARAYLGEKTVQKVEVDPQNPNRQLTILKGDRRLISTVTGRAQAQPEPDQFFSSELTQQQFQSSEQIYLNRVETTTDYQQLDSDHVTANQVTAIYLSPSDPDFFQAQNKPVALYHYHLELTKISE comes from the coding sequence ATGGTTAAGGTTTGGGGAAAAGTGCTTGTTCTGGGTTTATTGATTTGGTTTTTGGGGTGGAGTCCGGTTTGGGCCGAATCCCTAGGCGATCGCCTTGATCATTATCCCCAGTGGCAGGATTTACCAAGCTTGAATCCGGTGCAAACTGGAGAAGATCTAATTTATCCGGATTGGTTTGCGGGTACCTGGCAGGTCGCGAGTACCCTGATCGACCAGGTGGCTCCCCTCGCGCCGGATTTAGTGACACCTGGCTTTGCCGCTAACGAAACATTAATTGGTCAGCCTTTTCTGTTTCGGGTGCGGTTTCAGCCCCAGACGAACTTTTTAGTAAAACCTTTATCTTTACCGAGGCAGACTGCGGCGGCGATTGTGGCAGACCGGGCGTTTAATGGTGCTGAAATTGCGAGGGCTTACCTAGGCGAAAAAACGGTACAAAAAGTAGAAGTCGATCCCCAGAATCCTAACCGCCAGTTAACGATTTTAAAAGGCGATCGCCGCTTAATTTCTACCGTCACAGGCCGTGCCCAAGCTCAACCTGAACCCGACCAGTTTTTCAGTAGTGAACTCACCCAACAGCAATTTCAAAGTAGCGAGCAAATCTACCTGAATCGCGTTGAAACAACGACGGATTATCAACAGCTTGACTCCGATCATGTTACAGCCAATCAAGTAACTGCGATTTATTTGTCTCCCAGTGATCCAGACTTTTTCCAGGCCCAAAATAAACCTGTAGCCCTTTACCATTACCATTTAGAGTTAACGAAAATTTCTGAATAA
- a CDS encoding tRNA (5-methylaminomethyl-2-thiouridine)(34)-methyltransferase MnmD, with the protein MSSLVPQLTADGSYTFFSEEFQEHFHSQVGAKREAEEKFLLPCRIAELAQRPQLRLLDVCYGLGHNTATALTEIWRVNPHCQVTLFALEKDQAIALDSIQQNILAAYPEMVVSLLRELSSENLQVETRRLKAQLLTGDARQTIQRVIQSNFQADAIFLDPFSPPKCPQLWTVEFLDLVAQCLAPDGYLATYSCAAAVRVALQAAGLQLGKTPGVGRKSPGTLARFIPDELTPLSQQEQEHLLTNAAIAYRDPTLQDDAATILQRRREEQQSSQRESTSHWKKRWSALNSTAPESD; encoded by the coding sequence ATGTCTAGCTTGGTGCCCCAGTTAACCGCCGACGGTTCCTACACCTTTTTTTCGGAAGAGTTTCAGGAGCATTTTCACTCCCAGGTGGGGGCCAAACGGGAGGCCGAAGAAAAATTTCTCCTGCCCTGTCGGATCGCTGAACTTGCCCAACGACCACAGCTCCGGCTTTTGGATGTTTGCTACGGCTTGGGTCATAATACCGCCACGGCTCTCACAGAAATTTGGCGCGTTAATCCACACTGCCAAGTGACCTTATTTGCCCTAGAAAAAGACCAGGCGATCGCCCTCGATAGCATTCAACAAAATATCCTGGCGGCCTATCCTGAAATGGTAGTTTCCTTACTCCGGGAGCTGAGTAGTGAAAATCTCCAAGTTGAAACAAGGCGGCTTAAAGCCCAATTGCTCACGGGGGACGCGCGACAAACTATCCAACGGGTGATTCAGTCAAATTTTCAGGCCGATGCCATCTTTCTTGATCCCTTTTCACCGCCAAAATGTCCCCAGCTCTGGACGGTGGAATTTCTCGATTTAGTCGCCCAATGCCTTGCCCCCGACGGCTATTTGGCAACCTATTCCTGTGCGGCGGCGGTGCGGGTGGCGCTCCAGGCAGCAGGTTTACAACTTGGCAAAACCCCCGGTGTGGGCCGTAAATCCCCTGGCACCCTCGCCCGGTTTATCCCCGACGAACTCACGCCCCTTTCCCAACAGGAGCAGGAACATCTTCTCACTAATGCGGCGATCGCCTACCGCGATCCGACCCTCCAAGACGATGCAGCAACAATTTTGCAACGGCGACGGGAGGAACAACAATCTAGCCAGCGAGAATCCACGAGCCACTGGAAAAAACGCTGGTCAGCCCTCAATTCAACTGCGCCCGAAAGCGACTGA
- a CDS encoding ABC transporter permease yields MSLKRILSQAKKELAQFSRDRLTVALALVLPLGMLLIYGYAIRLETKNIPLSIQDSDNSPLSRSYVERLFATNQFIPTPLAGTSPLSSLDRGTAKATIVIPPTFAADLAAGNAKVQALIDGTDVNNARVIQNSVRAVTNFFIQTLPNAQRPGGIQARVRIWFNPGREEALYIVPGIFGVVFWVFPSMLSAISVVREKEQGTAIQVYASDLSSTEWLLGKGLAYWLVAIAEALVVMVVSFSLFHIRLQTSPLPLIVGTGTYLAAAVSFGLFVGARGGNQNAAVQGTAILGFLTSFLLSGFIYRLENIPFPLSLIASIIPARYYILLTRDAFVRGSGWESIWYVPIIVSIMGLVLFKAATKTMEKMQFSE; encoded by the coding sequence ATGAGCCTCAAACGGATTTTATCCCAAGCGAAAAAGGAACTGGCGCAATTTAGCCGCGATCGTCTGACCGTTGCCTTGGCGTTGGTGCTGCCCTTGGGGATGCTGTTAATTTATGGCTACGCGATCCGCTTAGAAACGAAAAATATTCCCCTCAGTATTCAGGATTCCGACAATTCGCCCCTGAGCCGCAGTTACGTGGAACGGCTTTTTGCCACCAATCAATTTATCCCCACGCCCCTCGCTGGAACCTCCCCGTTATCGTCGCTGGATCGGGGCACCGCCAAAGCAACCATCGTCATTCCCCCAACCTTTGCCGCAGATTTGGCAGCAGGTAACGCCAAGGTACAAGCTCTGATCGACGGCACCGATGTCAATAATGCGCGGGTGATTCAAAATAGCGTCCGGGCCGTGACCAACTTTTTTATCCAAACTCTGCCCAACGCCCAACGTCCCGGAGGCATTCAAGCGCGGGTGCGGATTTGGTTTAATCCCGGTCGCGAGGAAGCCCTGTACATTGTGCCGGGGATTTTTGGGGTCGTCTTTTGGGTATTTCCATCGATGCTGTCTGCCATTTCGGTGGTGCGAGAAAAAGAGCAGGGAACCGCAATTCAGGTTTACGCTTCCGATCTCAGTTCTACGGAATGGCTTTTGGGGAAAGGGTTGGCGTATTGGCTGGTGGCGATCGCCGAAGCCCTTGTGGTGATGGTCGTCTCGTTTTCACTCTTCCATATCCGCCTTCAAACTAGCCCTCTTCCTCTAATAGTGGGCACTGGAACCTATCTCGCGGCGGCAGTTTCCTTTGGCCTCTTTGTTGGGGCGCGGGGGGGCAATCAAAATGCCGCTGTCCAAGGCACGGCGATCCTCGGTTTTCTCACCTCATTTTTACTGTCTGGTTTTATTTATCGCCTCGAAAATATTCCCTTTCCGCTCTCTCTTATTGCTAGCATTATTCCTGCTCGCTACTACATTCTGCTCACCCGTGATGCCTTTGTGCGGGGGAGTGGCTGGGAGAGTATCTGGTATGTGCCGATCATTGTTAGCATCATGGGCTTAGTCCTCTTTAAAGCTGCTACAAAAACCATGGAAAAAATGCAGTTTTCGGAGTGA